One Methylobacterium sp. 77 DNA window includes the following coding sequences:
- the msuE gene encoding FMN reductase produces the protein MSLPGSSFPGGPLPRIVGFSANLQRPSKTRALVEAVAEATGARLRADIRLFDVVDAGTGLGAAWSRDQLSLPARRILEAIENADALIVGTPVYKGAYTGLFKHLFDFVDPAALVGKPVVLSATGGGARHALVVEHSLRPLFGFFSAQTVPTSVYGSDADFSDGILVDEGVRARVSDAADQLAVLLGARAKPVASFDAAPAAAFAAPSR, from the coding sequence ATGTCACTTCCAGGCAGCTCTTTTCCCGGCGGCCCGCTTCCCCGCATCGTCGGCTTCAGCGCCAACCTGCAGCGTCCCTCGAAGACGCGTGCACTGGTCGAGGCGGTGGCCGAGGCGACCGGCGCACGGCTCCGCGCCGACATCCGCCTGTTCGACGTCGTCGATGCCGGAACCGGGCTCGGTGCGGCCTGGTCGCGCGATCAGCTCTCCCTGCCGGCCCGCCGCATCCTGGAGGCGATCGAGAATGCCGACGCGCTCATCGTCGGCACGCCGGTCTACAAGGGCGCCTATACCGGCCTGTTCAAGCACCTGTTCGACTTCGTCGATCCCGCCGCACTCGTCGGCAAGCCGGTCGTGCTGTCGGCGACCGGTGGGGGCGCGCGTCACGCCCTCGTCGTCGAGCATTCGCTGCGTCCGCTCTTCGGCTTCTTCAGCGCGCAGACCGTCCCGACCTCGGTCTACGGAAGCGACGCGGATTTCTCCGACGGTATCCTCGTCGACGAGGGTGTGCGGGCACGGGTCTCCGACGCGGCTGACCAGCTCGCTGTCCTGCTCGGTGCGCGGGCGAAGCCTGTGGCGTCGTTCGACGCCGCGCCGGCGGCCGCCTTCGCCGCTCCGAGCCGATAG